TTAATCAAGTAGTAAATAGTGATTAGATCAATGATGCTCCACTGTCCTCATCAAACTACTCAACATTACTGAACTTCTCTGAAAATAGGGCAATCAAAAACAAGCCAGGTGCAAAAAAGGggtattattttatgttattggTTTCATCTGCACTGTTATTGCGGAGGGTTTTCTCAcctaaaaacatcagtaaaGTGGTCTTCACAAATGGCAGCATGACCATGCCTGATATGACGGACAGGATCCCCATCATGACAATGAGCAGCTGTGGCACACCACAGTACGTCAGCGCTGACACTCCCATAAAGCTGGCCAGGAACACAGTGGTGGACAGTGCCGCGCCGTAGCCGATCAGAATCTCAGTCCAGCACAGCGGCTTGTTCAGCTCATATAGCGTAAACAAGGAGGTCCCCCCCCAGGCAAAAGAGAAGCTGATGAAGGTGAGTATGAGGAGGACCAAGACCGTTCTGCACTTTGGGCTGGCCCTTGCAAACATGTTGTAGACCCCATAGATCATGTGTTTTGTGGCTGAGTTCTGAGGAGGCCCGTTAAGAATAACGGCATCAGCGGGAGCCTTTTTCACAGTCTCTTCCAGGATGAAAATTGCATAGAGCAggatcacacactgacacagtgcAGCGGTTAGGAAAGGCCAGTTGAAGCCTAAAGCTCTCAAAAAGTAGCCTGTTGATACTGCTGCCACCCCAGACAACAGGCCAATCATCATGTCCACTCCGGCCATACGCAGCGTCTTCTGGTGACCGTCCTCACACAAGTCTGCTATGTAAGCGTAACAGCCGCCAAGGAATGTCCCCAAGCCGCCAAACAAAGAACTGAGAAGCGAGGAGCCGACGAGCAAGTAAACATTGAGCTCGAAGTAAGACACAGTCAGGAAGGACAAGGAGTAGATCAATGAGCCGATCAACGGCATGATGATTGTGATCTTGCGTCCTCCCCGGTCACTGTAGGCCACGAGCAGTAGAGTGACAATCAAAGAGGGGATTGTGGACAGGAGGTCTGAGTAAAGGGAGAAGAGAGATGCCTGCCTCTGGACCTCctgaaaatacagaaagagagagcatgGTTAAgtcaacactgtaaaaataaaaacgaattgatctaactttaaaaaaagactagtGTCTGGACTGCCTTAAAGTTCTCAGTTGACTCAAAGTTACCACACATATTTCTTAAGTCAATCTCAAAAATTTTCCATcacttttccataatatttcaTCTCATTTCCCTAACATTATTGAAGTAGTATAAAAAAAGGTCAGCCTATATAGTAACAACACCATGCATCGTTAGGCAGGGGCCTCCCAGGCATTTGCAGAGAGTAAACTGTTAGTGCTTTCAAACTTTACTCCCTCAGTAGGCATTCCCGCCACCAACTAGCTGCATGTGCCAACAGACCAGACCGGAGGATCCTGTGGGTGTCAGTGCAGTTTGATGTGTTGGGATTATAATTTTGACAAGTTTATATGCATTAAATTCTTGTTAAACAAAGGTTTATTGAACACGTCTGATAACTGTTTGCTCAAGCAGTGCAGCACTTGATTTTTAATTAGTAATACAAGGAACGTATTTGGCACAGacatgtttggtgttttttaagtacatattttaaaaagcacacaaaataatatatattcaaaacttttccaaaatattctgttcattccaaaccattttctggcctggaaaacagtttttctaacttcataacttttccagaaatttcatgactgtggggaGCCTGTTGTAAGAAGACAATTCAATGTAAGAAGACAAGTTAAGGTAAATTTGTAATGACTCAACTcatcttctcaaattcagtgaACTTAAAACTGACGGCAGtctggacactaacttttttaagttaaaacaaatagtttcttaTGACAGGGAAGCTGGCAACTATCTAATAAATTATACAAGTTAAACTGAGATAGTGACAATGACAACGTCACAAAACCAGGCTGAAAGCACATTTGTGTCATGTGAGTGTTTTAAATTCAGGGCCACAAGGAACAAAGCTTTCTACAGTGCGACAGGTGCCTGAGGAGCTGTTTCCAGACAGTAACAGGCTCTTCCTGATCAGTCTGTTTGTTCTCGCTTCTCTGCTG
This genomic window from Plectropomus leopardus isolate mb chromosome 13, YSFRI_Pleo_2.0, whole genome shotgun sequence contains:
- the slc46a3 gene encoding solute carrier family 46 member 3: MKGLFLVEPVVALYAFSSFLIYPLVQQYVYRRLWQQLTNTTYPISGDTSRCAGNSSSNQSSYHEEVQRQASLFSLYSDLLSTIPSLIVTLLLVAYSDRGGRKITIIMPLIGSLIYSLSFLTVSYFELNVYLLVGSSLLSSLFGGLGTFLGGCYAYIADLCEDGHQKTLRMAGVDMMIGLLSGVAAVSTGYFLRALGFNWPFLTAALCQCVILLYAIFILEETVKKAPADAVILNGPPQNSATKHMIYGVYNMFARASPKCRTVLVLLILTFISFSFAWGGTSLFTLYELNKPLCWTEILIGYGAALSTTVFLASFMGVSALTYCGVPQLLIVMMGILSVISGMVMLPFVKTTLLMFLVRVPMLLSIMPFPVLRSMMSKIVSKSEQGALFACLSFLDSLTANVASAVFNSIYAATVAWYPGFAFLVSAGVCAIPLFVLGVVGLIGVDVGEEDKNQERVYTVEEDFAENQNDSSPILA